Proteins encoded in a region of the Trypanosoma brucei gambiense DAL972 chromosome 11, complete sequence genome:
- a CDS encoding ATP-dependent RNA helicase, putative, with amino-acid sequence MLDRRRPRDENVTPSDNPAFKGLLSMKALTTSIETGGSAGDDTEGRMTGNENAEFAYGSGFYLQEEYLERLRRRGHRLNNTETDNFGDDADNNDRSELSGSRRDRTQRGEASDVELIMDHNLQPRFFRLGNDFPAVSASSVLDGEGTNESMLPLNVITAHDTAGDIIIPVVSSSCRMAQQAQKGSTSLAALKRQQESERATREAMDTSKSQLTRLLQKGEFGQEVEVVDQSHKPKGLDSWLLDSTRDTEEDLEGEEEMLRRKVRRERMRLENSLNPSSANGAMTAETAAKEEERDVRERNYLDVQRRRQEKLDRVRDAKEKWERSTNDAEVSGARRIAILTIQRQLPIYRCKEELLRCIGENPVSIVVGETGSGKTTQLVQYLYQRGYTRGGGIIGCTQPRRLAAIGVARRVAEEMGCALGTRVGYAIHLDDNTSEDTEVKFMTDGVLLREIVRDPNVDKYSVIVLDEAHERSVNTDVLLGVLQAAVRRRSDLKLVVTSATMDILKFSKFFGNAPCYEIPGQSYEVDVQYATAPIEDYVSEAVFRVCQLHIQMPLEGKHDILVFMTGRDDVLGVCSLILRRLQEMDPKWLDSLLLLPCLSEAVGATATGVLDPTPSGMRKCVVATNVAETSLTIDGIRYVVDCGFMKTNVFRPKLGMNTLQRYPISQAQANQRKGRAGRTAEGICYRLYTESQFKHEMLLSSVPEIQRSSIDSVVLLLKSIGVSRLIDFDFMDPPPAANIRRSMWQLWVLGLLDDNGNITADGKCALEFPLAPTLAKVLLESTVRECSVEAVRVVSVISADPKGLFELPKGSEEAARQHHSRFHVNDSDHLALLNVLTHFIENGKSRQWARDHFLHLPTLLRACEVQQQLLERLRQLKRPIVSCGAKGLDRVRQCVASGFCLLSARRSSTNWSAYRPMLNAGVTCYVHPSSAVYARAEMPLYVVYHDLLLTTREYLVIVTAVEPEWLVEASRGVFIVKGSPKGLVTSAATPSGTAVVENRSVTGRVVSETLQNPSPIPQGLSVPRPPVHQPKSKGGMVLTRRRNNI; translated from the coding sequence ATGCTTGACCGCCGGCGGCCACGTGATGAAAACGTCACCCCGAGTGACAACCCCGCATTTAAAGGCCTGTTGAGTATGAAGGCGTTGACCACATCAATAGAAACTGGCGGATCCGCCGGTGATGACACGGAAGGTCGGATGACTGGAAATGAAAACGCAGAGTTTGCTTACGGTAGCGGGTTTTATCTTCAGGAGGAGTACCTTGAGCGTCTCCGGCGTCGTGGGCATAGACTCAATAACACGGAAACTGATAATTTTGGTGACGACGCAGACAACAACGATAGGAGTGAATTAAGTGGGAGCCGCAGAGATAGGACACAGCGAGGGGAGGCATCTGACGTTGAGCTTATTATGGACCATAATCTTCAACCACGTTTTTTCCGCCTTGGGAATGACTTTCCGGCCGTTTCTGCGTCGTCCGTACTCGATGGGGAGGGTACAAATGAATCGATGTTGCCACTGAATGTTATCACTGCTCACGACACCGCAGGTGATATTATCATTCCTGTTGTAAGTTCAAGTTGCCGAATGGCGCAACAAGCTCAAAAGGGAAGCACTTCGTTAGCTGCTTTGAAGCGTCAGCAGGAGTCTGAGCGCGCTACGCGGGAGGCGATGGACACCAGTAAATCACAGCTGACGCGATTGCTTCAAAAGGGGGAATTTGGCCAAGAGGTTGAGGTTGTAGACCAGTCGCATAAGCCAAAGGGACTGGACAGTTGGTTGCTGGACTCCACGAGGGATACCGAAGAAGATCTGGAAGGCGAAGAAGAGATGCTGCGACGCAAAGTGCGAAGGGAGCGCATGCGGCTGGAAAATTCGTTGAACCCGTCTTCTGCTAACGGAGCGATGACTGcggaaacagcagcaaaagaggaggagcggGATGTTCGGGAGAGGAATTATTTGGATGTGCAGCGGAGGCGACAGGAAAAGTTGGACCGCGTGAGAGACGCTAAGGAGAAGTGGGAACGTTCAACAAATGATGCTGAGGTAAGCGGAGCACGGCGTATTGCAATTCTTACAATACAACGTCAGCTTCCAATCTATCGATGCAAAGAGGAGCTGCTCAGATGCATCGGAGAGAATCCAGTTTCCATCGTAGTTGGCGAGACCGGAAGCGGGAAGACCACGCAACTCGTACAATACCTGTACCAACGTGGCTATACTCGTGGTGGAGGAATTATTGGATGTACGCAACCGCGGAGACTTGCCGCCATAGGCGTTGCCCGTCGTGTAGCGGAGGAGATGGGTTGTGCGTTAGGTACTCGAGTGGGTTATGCTATCCATCTCGATGACAACACTTCTGAGGACACTGAAGTGAAATTTATGACGGACGGTGTGCTTCTACGAGAGATTGTTCGTGATCCGAACGTGGATAAATATAGTGTGATAGTACTTGACGAGGCTCATGAGCGGTCTGTTAACACGGACGTTTTGCTTGGTGTATTACAAGCGGCAGTCCGCCGTCGATCAGACCTGAAACTGGTAGTAACATCTGCCACGATGGATATCTTGAAATTTTCAAAGTTCTTTGGTAATGCGCCGTGTTATGAGATACCTGGCCAATCGTACGAGGTGGATGTGCAGTACGCGACGGCCCCTATTGAAGATTACGTGTCGGAGGCGGTTTTCCGCGTGTGCCAATTACACATCCAAATGCCACTGGAAGGAAAACATGACATATTAGTTTTTATGACGGGTCGTGATGACGTGCTTGGAGTGTGTTCACTTATCCTTCGTCGTCTTCAAGAAATGGATCCAAAGTGGCTCGATTCTCTTCTGTTACTACCGTGTTTGTCGGAGGCAGTTGGCGCAACGGCAACCGGTGTTCTTGATCCTACACCCAGCGGAATGAGAAAGTGTGTTGTTGCAACCAATGTTGCAGAGACATCCTTGACCATTGATGGTATACGCTATGTTGTGGATTGTGGGTTCATGAAAACAAATGTATTCCGACCCAAACTCGGGATGAATACACTGCAGCGGTATCCCATCTCTCAGGCGCAAGCAAATCAACGAAAAGGTCGAGCGGGCCGAACGGCAGAAGGCATCTGCTATCGTTTATACACTGAAAGTCAGTTCAAACACGAAATGCTTCTTAGTAGCGTTCCCGAAATTCAGCGGAGCAGTATTGATAGCGTGGTGCTTCTTCTTAAAAGTATTGGTGTGTCACGCTTGATTGATTTTGATTTCATGGACCCACCCCCTGCCGCGAATATAAGACGCAGCATGTGGCAACTTTGGGTACTCGGGCTTCTGGATGATAACGGGAATATAACGGCAGACGGGAAGTGCGCTTTAGAATTTCCACTTGCGCCGACACTTGCTAAAGTACTTCTAGAAAGTACGGTGCGCGAATGCTCGGTGGAGGCGGTGCGTGTGGTGTCGGTGATTTCAGCTGATCCCAAAGGACTTTTTGAGCTTCCAAAGGGTAGCGAAGAGGCCGCACGGCAGCACCACAGTCGGTTTCATGTGAATGACTCAGATCACCTTGCATTACTTAACGTCCTCACACATTTCATAGAAAACGGAAAGTCACGCCAGTGGGCAAGGGACCACTTTCTGCATCTTCCCACACTACTCCGTGCATGCGAAGTTCAACAACAATTACTCGAACGTTTGCGTCAGTTGAAACGCCCTATTGTTTCGTGCGGCGCGAAGGGACTTGATCGAGTTCGTCAGTGCGTGGCCTCAGGTTTTTGTCTCCTTTCAGCACGACGGTCGAGTACAAACTGGAGTGCCTACCGCCCTATGCTTAACGCGGGGGTGACGTGTTACGTGCATCCGTCCTCTGCAGTGTATGCACGCGCGGAGATGCCACTTTATGTGGTTTACCACGACCTCCTTCTCACAACTCGAGAGTATCTTGTAATTGTAACTGCTGTGGAACCCGAGTGGTTGGTTGAGGCTTCTCGGGGTGTATTCATTGTGAAAGGATCACCGAAGGGCCTAGTGACCTCAGCGGCCACTCCTTCGGGTACCGCAGTGGTAGAGAACAGGAGCGTAACAGGTCGCGTGGTATCGGAAACCTTGCAGAATCCATCACCCATTCCACAAGGATTATCAGTCCCACGTCCTCCGGTTCATCAACCGAaatcaaaagggggaatggTTCTTACAAGACGGCGAAACAACATCTGA
- a CDS encoding mitochondrial DNA-directed RNA polymerase,putative produces MCMTVVHDDPIICCHLYSASTSVPFIASMANAKELNFVWHRQVMRRLSLAPIKWSAIAQRWGTRGTDVPSRAKGAIKSPKSRKSRLPYVEVGERTDRMKEFVSSGTDDNSGDSDNNHNSVKSINNTDCRNKGTDGGGEIDMDTVAGTDAFTPTVDMEEGYGAPVMATTGSTSSESVLSVIDVLCDDLFSCKTDVLKSFARTRSVSGSTKSELVMNLIDLANREAHGESQDLSITKRVLGDVFNEEVRVSGVRSQWTNKSLEASHIEMACDNHLKFEAMSYTQKTLMVRRNASESSRVLRKLIRPFQQDYNRVAEAAVGGVFRNFKAEADQLVNSMMASEIVTPFSSFLVSYVRFATSGNLLTRTNVIERLEQLELVQIAMDEDSDAVLQRLMALLDDVVAEVERRALCFGGKRTSWGTETPEVLRCSIQAFSDSTAQQHEDLGERVPAWVHDLVRMFNNWEAIVRTDIPVLEDVPRYVFDCILSGVVCYHLLQKIYGDIISPTDVPPTVRGAVKRAMEAHFKDEEKAGHALAKLFAYVQAPGDSGVVKAEFFPAVLSQMQGAFHDVGQSTLHNVRTAIVLREICATVSRCTRTCGLFHMLVKLTEDLRFQFRFSTIFKKLNGRDRTTIRTKYSINMVKTLEYFEQEYAVTPTSTKAVGFIVILLLHMSMCSGAASGHGTKAVLERYISVTNKEEFSIISISDLEATHVRDLRVAFPPQLSYNSWLHQSDTKDKSVYNVLPSVAVKGSTNQAMIISQAPMMKALDAISRVPWRISKYMLHVQEAIVREGYGFGKIRPAFYPLHYCAKSRGDISYESTGMDDDDDKTEVYNLQQRREYELQQDEDWKNLSELRSNRIHYLQALRQARSLVQFSHIYFPNSMDFRGRMYPLPGRLNHTGSDPFRALLEYAEPKPLGKEGLYWLKVHLANKMGMSKLSFDERVHYVNEHIDDVVCSAEQPLYGDKWWQEAAEPMQCLMACKELADALKCSQGPENFLSRIPVAVDGSYNGLQHYSAIGRDAFGATLVNLVPSERPADAYTGILKEMMSSIKADAERDHPVAQRCLGTGKGQDRDHIKRKTIKRPIMTQVYGVTGYGMSEQILDELVKQNKNHGLWTSTDMREMADYLREKVLESLGITFRETQNCRRWITDVTNIIWEVQPAELRTALCWTTPLGLVVRQPYKMRKEMMIFTVHGCARVPANAFSAASRKQLTAIAPNLIHSLDASHLAMTAIEMQNLGLSMMAVHDSYWTYACDLPTLSRVLREQFVTLYGKYDPLWELKEQWEEAYFMDLRRHGKVLPDPPKRGDLDLNVVLNSPYFFS; encoded by the coding sequence atgtgtatgacAGTTGTGCATGACGATCCTATTATTTGTTGCCATCTTTACTCCGCTTCCACCTCTGTTCCTTTTATTGCTTCAATGGCTAATGCTAAAGAATTAAATTTTGTTTGGCACCGCCAGGTAATGCGGCGGTTGAGTCTGGCACCGATAAAGTGGTCGGCCATTGCGCAGCGGTGGGGCACACGTGGCACTGACGTTCCTAGCCGTGCCAAAGGAGCAATAAAATCCCCAAAGTCGAGGAAGTCACGCCTTCCGTACGTGGAGGTGGGGGAGCGGACCGATCGAATGAAGGAGTTCGTAAGCAGTGGTACGGATGACAACAGTGGTGATAGTGACAACAACCATAACAGCGTTAAGAGTATAAACAATACCGACTGCAGGAACAAGGGCACAGATGGCGGTGGAGAAATTGATATGGACACCGTAGCAGGAACTGACGCCTTCACGCCAACTGTAGATATGGAAGAAGGCTATGGAGCTCCTGTTATGGCAACAACGGGCAGCACATCCAGTGAGAGTGTGCTCTCTGTTATTGATGTGTTGTGCGACGACCTCTTCTCCTGCAAAACTGACGTGCTGAAATCATTCGCACGTACACGCTCGGTATCTGGATCAACAAAGTCAGAACTCGTCATGAATCTTATTGACCTCGCTAATCGTGAGGCTCACGGAGAAAGTCAGGATCTCAGTATCACGAAACGAGTGCTAGGGGATGTCTTCAACGAAGAAGTGCGTGTGAGTGGCGTGCGCTCGCAATGGACCAACAAATCACTTGAGGCCTCCCATATTGAGATGGCGTGTGATAACCATCTGAAGTTTGAAGCGATGAGTTACACACAAAAGACACTTATGGTGCGTCGAAACGCCTCAGAATCATCGCGGGTTCTACGTAAGCTCATACGTCCCTTTCAGCAGGACTACAACCGAGTAGCCGAAGCGGCTGTGGGCGGGGTTTTTCGTAACTTCAAGGCGGAAGCTGATCAGTTGGTTAACTCTATGATGGCGTCGGAAATAGTCACtcctttctcctctttccttgTCTCCTACGTGCGTTTTGCGACGTCAGGGAACCTGCTGACGCGGACAAACGTGATTGAGCGTTTGGAGCAACTGGAACTTGTGCAGATCGCAATGGATGAGGACAGTGACGCGGTACTACAGCGCCTTATGGCCCTTCTTGATGACGTTGTAGCGGAGGTGGAGCGGCGGGCACTTTGCTTCGGCGGAAAGCGCACATCATGGGGAACAGAAACACCTGAAGTGCTGCGTTGTTCCATCCAAGCCTTTAGTGACAGCACCGCTCAGCAGCATGAAGATCTCGGTGAGCGTGTCCCAGCGTGGGTGCACGATTTGGTCCGAATGTTCAATAACTGGGAAGCCATTGTACGAACGGATATCCCTGTCCTGGAGGACGTACCGCGTTACGTGTTTGATTGCATCCTCAGCGGGGTAGTTTGCTATCACTTGCTTCAGAAGATATACGGTGATATTATTTCTCCCACCGATGTTCCGCCCACAGTACGGGGGGCGGTAAAGCGCGCCATGGAGGCGCATTTCaaagatgaggaaaaagCTGGTCATGCACTAGCAAAATTATTTGCTTATGTGCAGGCGCCCGGTGACTCCGGTGTTGTAAAAGCGGAGTTCTTTCCCGCAGTTCTTTCCCAAATGCAGGGTGCCTTTCATGATGTTGGGCAAAGcacacttcacaatgtcCGCACGGCAATTGTATTGCGGGAAATATGTGCTACGGTATCCCGGTGCACCCGCACTTGCGGACTTTTTCACATGCTGGTTAAACTCACAGAGGACTTGAGGTTTCAGTTCCGTTTCAGCACAATATTTAAGAAGCTTAACGGAAGAGATCGCACGACAATTCGTACCAAATATAGTATTAACATGGTGAAGACGTTAGAGTATTTTGAGCAAGAGTACGCCGTGACGCCTACCTCCACGAAGGCAGTTGGATTTATTGTTATATTACTGTTGCACATGTCCATGTGTAGTGGAGCTGCTTCAGGACACGGTACCAAAGCTGTGCTCGAACGCTATATTAGTGTCACCAACAAGGAGGAGTTTAGCATAATTTCAATCTCGGACCTGGAGGCGACGCATGTTCGAGACTTGCGCGTTGCCTTCCCTCCGCAGCTTTCCTATAATTCATGGCTTCACCAGTCGGATACGAAGGATAAATCCGTTTATAACGTGCTTCCTTCAGTTGCGGTGAAGGGGTCAACAAATCAAGCTATGATTATCTCACAGGCGCCGATGATGAAGGCTTTAGATGCGATATCACGTGTGCCCTGGCGAATTAGCAAATATATGCTCCACGTGCAGGAAGCCATTGTTCGTGAAGGCTACGGTTTTGGAAAGATACGACCAGCATTTTATCCATTGCATTACTGTGCGAAGAGCCGTGGTGACATTTCCTATGAATCAACAGGGATGGATGACGACGACGATAAAACTGAGGTGTACAACCTTCAGCAACGTCGTGAGTACGAACTTCAGCAAGATGAAGACTGGAAAAACCTTTCAGAGTTGCGCAGTAACCGCATTCACTATCTTCAAGCCCTTCGTCAAGCGCGCTCGCTAGTTCAGTTTTCGCACATTTACTTTCCCAACAGTATGGACTTTCGTGGTCGTATGTACCCACTTCCCGGTCGGTTGAACCACACGGGTTCCGACCCATTCCGTGCGTTGCTTGAGTATGCGGAACCGAAACCTCTGGGGAAGGAGGGTCTCTACTGGTTGAAGGTCCACTTAGCCAACAAGATGGGAATGAGCAAGCTGTCATTTGATGAACGTGTACATTATGTCAACGAGCATATCGATGATGTTGTGTGCAGTGCTGAGCAACCATTGTACGGTGATAAATGGTGGCAAGAGGCGGCGGAACCCATGCAGTGCCTAATGGCATGCAAAGAGCTGGCTGATGCACTTAAATGCTCGCAGGGGCCGGAGAACTTTTTATCGCGTATTCCTGTCGCCGTTGACGGTAGTTATAACGGTCTGCAGCATTATTCGGCCATTGGTCGGGATGCATTTGGTGCAACGTTGGTAAACTTGGTTCCAAGCGAGCGGCCGGCCGATGCGTACACAGGTATCTTAAAAGAGATGATGTCTTCAATCAAAGCAGATGCGGAACGCGACCATCCAGTGGCTCAGCGGTGTCTTGGGACAGGTAAAGGGCAAGACCGTGATCATATCAAACGCAAAACGATTAAGCGACCCATTATGACTCAAGTGTATGGCGTAACAGGATACGGCATGTCTGAGCAGATACTGGATGAGTTGGTAAAACAGAATAAAAACCACGGGCTTTGGACGTCGACTGACATGCGGGAGATGGCGGATTATCTCCGCGAGAAGGTGCTGGAATCACTTGGTATTACGTTTCGCGAGACGCAAAACTGCCGACGCTGGATTACAGACGTGACGAATATAATTTGGGAAGTGCAACCCGCTGAGCTTCGTACCGCCCTCTGCTGGACAACACCTCTCGGACTTGTCGTGCGGCAACCATATAAGATGCGCAAGGAGATGATGATATTTACAGTACATGGTTGCGCACGTGTGCCTGCCAACGCATTTTCAGCAGCTAGCCGAAAACAGCTTACAGCTATCGCACCCAACCTTATTCACTCACTAGATGCCTCCCACCTCGCCATGACGGCAATAGAAATGCAAAACCTTGGTCTTTCTATGATGGCGGTGCATGACAGTTATTGGACGTACGCCTGTGACCTTCCAACTTTGAGCCGAGTACTTAGAGAACAGTTTGTTACCCTTTACGGTAAGTACGATCCACTGTGGGAGCTAAAGGAGCAATGGGAAGAAGCGTACTTCATGGACCTCCGTCGCCACGGTAAGGTCCTTCCGGATCCTCCGAAACGCGGGGATTTGGATCTTAACGTTGTACTAAACTCCccatattttttctcttag
- a CDS encoding formin, putative, with translation MRFFSGWFSPRNVSLKQIADYPVYIWQIPCGKTSLDKNGKLVVSGTSTKDIKNTGGYLDSTHKECCMVFNFTPLLKELEAAFKHGEILDYSKQTIEDFTLLIELCSTIAKWALADRGRAGYCAVLVFFEESDAVHIPSYAAMIATCFYIFAGGQSYWGKYTLDYMEKQLGIPRSRYHFQSQEHYANYFQLLLDVPVVPSNKRRRLVRASLYNAEAIKDAKLSLLVQCEGEEFLIDDANAWEVVDDSVIHFDVPYPVCIFGDFAVVLLRNGKLLMEQMKKENVIARYAFSTIFVHEDNHQIHVRSMDYAEKNNLTGDFYITLHFVDGETRSTDSAYADQLRKRIDQSPRQKAFLLNPESFGAQNGYATSSSHRHDDDLMGGVYYRADGTQRGGHKHSGRMRSSSAAVREPAVLILEQEEERLYQDDEELASFAGSLYDEDDKCEQKTASHSSPRDRESSPLPPSATLPPPPPPAGERLPAPPPPPVKLPPPPPPPGGKLPPPPPPPPGGKLPPPPPPPPGGKGAPPPPPPPPGKLGPGGGPPPPPPPPPRGLGPLGVSALGGPKAPVPKPAYVGPKLKTFFWKKLPRAMGLWSHADTAAVEKVMDENFLLGMFEVRKKPSTTMAKNSEAKAPKGNSLRMSTALTDQKRQNIAISLKKLKLSVSDLCRALIECNDEVLPCDVLESVYAAFPTTEEVASLRAEHTAGNVEWTDVERYMHELFSTVVDVRDRIPLWVATQTSVELVSFTEERLELIGRAVLAVTKRNSMLAALLHVILSIGNFMNRGSAHANAPGFRLESLNQMNFVKAVDGKTTMLEVVIVSVLDRDPGLLKFMDETECIEDICGTTIQDVGQSVSQLNFTLQKMRRAVEAANQLHLPGKIDAKLPRGVVDALPKVLQGYLEKYLAPVSQLAIRHQRLKEDIAEMLESFGEDPTMDETVFWNYFLQLRMEVGNILQRVEKEEVTKQSLLRSVGADGEGIGSKPEDSSKKE, from the coding sequence ATGCGTTTTTTCAGCGGGTGGTTTTCACCACGTAACGTGAGCCTCAAGCAAATAGCGGACTATCCTGTTTACATATGGCAGATTCCATGTGGTAAGACTTCTTTAGATAAAAATGGAAAACTTGTTGTGAGCGGTACATCGACAAAGGACATAAAAAACACAGGTGGGTACCTTGACAGTACACACAAGGAGTGTTGCATGGTTTTCAACTTCACACCGTTGTTGAAGGAACTTGAGGCTGCTTTTAAACACGGAGAAATACTAGACTACTCAAAGCAGACCATTGAGGATTTCACGTTATTGATTGAGCTGTGTTCCACGATCGCAAAGTGGGCGCTCGCCGACCGCGGGAGGGCGGGCTACTGCGCcgtccttgtttttttcgagGAAAGTGACGCAGTTCACATTCCTAGCTATGCAGCTATGATTGCTACGTGCTTTTACATTTTTGCAGGTGGGCAGTCCTATTGGGGGAAATATACGCTAGATTATATGGAGAAGCAACTGGGTATTCCGCGTAGCAGGTATCACTTTCAATCACAAGAACACTATGCAAATTACTTCCAGTTGCTTCTAGACGTACCAGTGGTACCTAGCAACAAGCGGCGTAGGCTCGTCCGTGCTTCCTTGTATAACGCGGAAGCGATTAAAGATGCGAAACTGAGTCTCCTTGTGCAGTGTGAGGGTGAAGAATTTCTCATAGACGATGCGAATGCCTGGGAGGTTGTGGATGATTCAGTCATTCATTTTGACGTGCCGTATCCGGTATGTATCTTTGGGGATTTTGCTGTAGTGCTGTTACGAAATGGCAAGCTGTTGATGGagcaaatgaagaaagagaaCGTTATTGCGCGTTACGCATTTAGCACTATATTTGTCCACGAAGATAATCACCAAATTCACGTTCGAAGCATGGATTACGCTGAGAAAAACAACCTCACGGGTGATTTTTACATTACTCTACACTTTGTAGATGGGGAAACAAGGAGCACGGATTCGGCTTATGCTGACCAACTTAGGAAGCGCATTGATCAGTCGCCCAGACAAAAGGCTTTTTTATTAAATCCAGAGTCGTTCGGAGCACAAAATGGTTATGCCACCTCTTCCAGTCACCGCCATGATGATGATCTTATGGGTGGAGTATATTATCGAGCTGATGGAACTCAAAGAGGGGGACACAAACACAGCGGAAGAATGCGGTCATCTTCTGCAGCGGTTAGGGAGCCTGCAGTTCTCATTTtagagcaggaggaggagaggctTTATCAGGATGACGAGGAGTTGGCTTCATTTGCTGGTTCCCTCTACGATGAAGATGATAAATGCGAGCAAAAAACAGCATCTCACTCATCTCCTCGGGACCGAGAGAGTTCACCGCTCCCTCCGTCTGCAACATTACCGCCACCACCTCCGCCCGCGGGTGAGAGGTTACCagcaccaccgccacccccTGTAAAGctaccgccaccaccaccaccaccgggAGGGAAGTTGCCGCCAccgccgccaccaccaccgggAGGGAAgttgccaccaccaccaccaccaccaccaggaGGTAAAGGGGCGCCCcctccgccaccgccacctccCGGTAAGCTGGGTCCTGGTGGAGGTCCTCCGCCACCGCCGCCACCCCCACCACGTGGGTTAGGGCCACTAGGGGTGTCGGCATTGGGTGGACCAAAGGCCCCAGTGCCCAAACCTGCGTATGTTGGCCCAAAACTCAAGACGTTCTTTTGGAAGAAGCTCCCCAGGGCAATGGGTCTGTGGAGTCATGCTGATACCGCGGCTGTGGAGAAAGTTATGGATGAAAATTTTCTGTTAGGGATGTTTGAAGTTCGGAAGAAGCCCTCAACTACTATGGCAAAGAATAGCGAGGCGAAAGCTCCAAAGGGTAACAGTCTTCGAATGAGTACTGCTTTGACAGATCAAAAGCGACAAAACATTGCCATTTCACTAAAGAAGCTGAAGTTGAGTGTAAGCGACTTATGCCGGGCACTAATAGAATGCAACGACGAGGTGTTGCCATGTGATGTTTTGGAGTCTGTATATGCAGCTTTTCCCACAACGGAGGAAGTGGCTTCTCTTCGAGCCGAGCATACAGCCGGAAATGTCGAATGGACAGATGTCGAAAGATACATGCACGAACTTTTTAGCACCGTAGTGGACGTACGTGACCGCATTCCCCTATGGGTAGCAACGCAAACGAGTGTAGAGTTGGTTTCATTTACGGAGGAACGACTCGAACTTATAGGGAGAGCAGTGTTGGCCGTCACAAAGAGGAACTCTATGCTAGCTGCGCTTCTCCACGTTATTCTCTCGATCGGAAACTTTATGAACCGTGGGAGTGCCCATGCAAACGCCCCGGGATTCCGTTTGGAGAGTTTAAACCAGATGAACTTCGTGAAAGCGGTAGATGGAAAGACAACGATGCTGGAGGTGGTGATTGTCTCGGTTCTTGACCGTGACCCTGGATTGCTTAAATTCATGGATGAGACAGAGTGTATCGAGGATATCTGTGGTACAACCATACAAGATGTAGGGCAAAGTGTTTCTCAACTCAACTTCACACTGCAGAAAATGCGGCGTGCGGTTGAGGCGGCGAACCAGTTACATCTGCCCGGAAAAATAGATGCGAAGCTCCCCCGCGGGGTAGTAGATGCACTCCCCAAAGTTCTGCAAGGATACTTGGAGAAGTACCTGGCGCCAGTCTCCCAGTTAGCCATACGTCATCAGCGGCTTAAGGAAGATATCGCGGAGATGCTGGAAAGTTTCGGTGAGGACCCAACTATGGACGAGACGGTGTTCTGGAACTACTTTTTGCAACTGCGGATGGAGGTGGGGAACATCCTACAGCGCgttgagaaggaggaggttaCCAAGCAATCGCTACTGCGATCCGTGGGCGCGGACGGCGAGGGTATCGGTAGCAAGCCTGAAGACTCTTCCAAGAAAGAGTGA